The following proteins are co-located in the Bordetella bronchialis genome:
- the ribB gene encoding 3,4-dihydroxy-2-butanone-4-phosphate synthase: protein MSQASSYPTAANRHAPSIFAQPFPMRLARALHHMRLGRPVILLDDDDRENEADLIVAADKITVPVMAQLIRDCSGIVCLCLNDETLDRLALPPMTARNESRHGTAFTVSIEARDGVSTGVSARDRVTTIRAAIAPQARAGDVVSPGHVFPLRAQPGGVLARRGHTEGSVDLAILAGLRPAAVLCELMNDDGTMTRGEAIDRYAARHGLVALTIAELADYRRGLETQEAPSMELESQAA from the coding sequence ATGTCCCAAGCATCGTCCTACCCCACCGCCGCCAACCGGCACGCACCGTCCATCTTCGCGCAACCCTTCCCCATGCGGCTGGCGCGCGCCCTGCACCATATGCGCCTGGGCCGTCCCGTCATCCTGCTGGATGACGACGACCGCGAGAACGAGGCGGATCTTATCGTCGCCGCCGACAAGATCACGGTCCCCGTCATGGCCCAGCTGATCCGCGATTGCAGCGGCATCGTCTGCCTGTGCCTGAACGACGAAACCCTGGACCGCCTGGCGCTGCCGCCCATGACGGCCCGCAACGAAAGCCGCCACGGCACCGCCTTCACGGTCTCCATCGAGGCGCGCGATGGCGTCAGCACCGGCGTTTCCGCCAGGGACCGCGTCACCACGATACGCGCGGCCATCGCCCCGCAGGCCCGGGCCGGCGATGTCGTCAGCCCCGGCCACGTCTTCCCGCTGCGCGCCCAGCCGGGCGGCGTCCTGGCCCGTCGCGGCCACACCGAAGGCTCCGTCGACCTGGCCATCCTGGCCGGCCTGCGTCCCGCCGCCGTGCTGTGCGAACTGATGAACGACGACGGCACGATGACGCGGGGCGAGGCCATCGACCGCTATGCCGCCAGGCATGGCCTGGTCGCGCTGACCATCGCCGAACTGGCGGACTACCGCCGCGGCCTGGAAACGCAGGAAGCGCCGTCGATGGAACTGGAATCGCAGGCGGCCTGA